One genomic window of Pecten maximus chromosome 3, xPecMax1.1, whole genome shotgun sequence includes the following:
- the LOC117323592 gene encoding paramyosin-like: protein MGACSSGQARKPQEKELTEVLMKCSRHVRPNVFESIIDLLKQHEIISDSWSTAKIPTLLRRSRSLSNIEQSNVNKNNEEKYHGRTPPLKQHQQNDNHRPEDKVKRSQNKKQTFKVNIRNNEQLPAILVRSEGDNNLQQRKTIMKDNNKFDSTPAAQTHLKHEVHLARNNESEAAKGGDPLLRDKKEFVSRPEHVQACTSNRKTEKSVQTQFSGEKTKKNVQTQTFNMKTNKNVQSQTDRKPNEPLRVQTVDRKSNESLQTQSSIGKATKNVQTQTVNRKKSESMQTQTAEIVEENKCLLSKISQLEEMIGKLQNNIDKKDIQLRTVQTSDEILKQEQKTKDERQKALHDDEKTRMRSNMEIHQRDNQRLKSELCVCKNELKSVKSNKEKLTEELETLRQEYQTTRTDHGEQTVSLKREKSALQHDISVLEKQLNDCKDELNIVLSNKATLSKELESLQQEYHTIRTDLEEQNVSLRGDNTALLSTLEKQQRNISMMERQLDEEYRESRRLHREVGPSDMIDLQWRDEPIFDKQYLQNLKEEVEHFWPLRDMGVAEDALRHVNILFVGPIGAGKSSFINSVESVFRGYVTMTASAGSRSKSLTSMYHQYQILSSDNRHPMKFQLCDCRGLEDRVGISRDIDSILEGHIPDNYVFNTSFPIISNMEGYKSFPRLENKIHCVVYVLDASTYSADLAIPFVSDPVRKSIKAIQESVDQKGIPQLVILSKVDSVCESTRQDTSLVYQSPVIRQRCIDAAGFLGVPPMLVLPMKNYILETSTTDDISILALYNIRQMLRAADSYLRVNHLSELRDYRHD from the exons GAGGTCCTTATGAAATGTTCAAGACATGTACGACCAAACGTGTTTGAATCAATTATAGATCTTCTGAAACAACACGAAATTATTTCAGATTCATGGAGTACGGCAAAGATTCCTACACTTCTCCGGAGGTCACGATCGCTTTCAAATATTGAACAGTCTAACgtcaataaaaataatgaagAGAAATATCATGGTAGAACGCCTCCTCTAAAACAACATCAGCAAAACGACAATCACAGACCAGAAGATAAAGTTAAGCGATCACAAAATAAGAAACAAACTTTTAAGGTGAACATTCGCAATAATGAACAGCTTCCAGCAATACTGGTTCGAAGTGAAGGTGACAACAATTTGCAGCAACGTAAAACGATTATGAAAGACAACAACAAATTTGATTCAACACCAGCTGCACAGACACATTTGAAACATGAAGTACATTTAGCCAGAAATAATGAGTCTGAAGCAGCGAAAGGGGGCGACCCTCTCCTTCGTGATAAGAAGGAATTTGTTTCTAGGCCAGAACATGTGCAAGCATGCACATCTAACAGGAAGACAGAGAAAAGTGTGCAGACACAATTTTCCGGtgaaaagacaaagaaaaatgTGCAAACACAAACCTttaatatgaaaacaaacaaaaatgtgcAGTCACAGACTGACAGGAAGCCAAATGAACCTTTGCGGGTACAGACTGTTGACAGAAAGAGTAATGAAAGTCTGCAGACACAGTCTTCTATTGGAAAAGCAACGAAAAATGTTCAGACACAAACggttaacagaaaaaaaagcgAAAGTATGCAGACACAGACAGCAGAAATAGTTGAAGAAAATAAGTGTTTATTATCGAAAATTTCACAATTAGAAGAAATGATtggaaaattacaaaacaatatcg ACAAAAAAGATATACAACTCAGGACAGTGCAGACAAGCGATGAAATCTTGAAACAAGAACAGAAAACAAAGGACGAAAGACAGAAAGCTCTACACGATGATGAGAAAACGAGAATGCGATCTAACATGGAAATACATCAAAGGGATAACCAAAGGTTGAAATCGGAACTTT GTGTCTGCAAAAACGAGCTGAAGTCTGTAAAGTCGAACAAAGAAAAACTGACAGAGGAGCTGGAAACATTACGACAAGAGTATCAAACAACCCGTACAGACCATGGGGAACAGACTGTGTCACTCAAACGAGAGAAGTCTGCTTTACAACATGATATCTCTGTGTTGGAAAAACAACTGA ATGACTGTAAAGACGAACTGAACATAGTACTGTCAAACAAAGCCACATTGTCAAAAGAACTGGAATCATTACAACAGGAATATCATACTATCCGTACTGACCTTGAGGAACAGAATGTGTCActcaggggagataacactgCTCTGCTGTCAACACTCGAAAAACAACAACGAAACATTTCTATGATGGAAAGGCAACTAG ATGAAGAGTATAGGGAATCTCGAAGACTACATAGAGAAGTCGGACCTAGCG ATATGATAGATCTACAATGGAGAGACGAACCAATATTCGACAAGCAG TATCTACAGAACTTGAAGGAGGAGGTTGAACATTTCTGGCCACTACGGGATATGGGCGTGGCTGAGGACGCCTTACGACATGTAAACATCCTGTTTGTCGGACCCATTGGTGCCGGGAAGTCCAGCTTCATAAATTCGGTAGAATCTGTCTTTCGTGGCTATGTGACCATGACTGCTAGTGCTGGAAGTAGGTCAAAGAGCTTAACGTCAATG TACCATCAGTATCAGATACTATCCTCGGACAACAGACATCCCATGAAGTTTCAGTTGTGTGACTGCAGAGGGCTGGAAGACAGAGTTGGTATTAGTAGAGATATCGATTCCATTTTAGAAGGACATATCCCCGACAACTATGTG TTCAACACCTCTTTTCCGATAATAAGCAACATGGAAGGATACAAATCCTTCCCACGACTGGAGAACAAAATCCACTGTGTCGTGTACGTCCTGGACGCTTCAACCTATTCTGCTGATCTCGCCATCCCCTTTGTGTCGGATCCTGTGAGGAAGTCAATCAAGGCTATCCAGGAAAGTGTAGATCAGAAAG GAATTCCTCAACTCGTCATACTTAGCAAAGTGGACAGTGTTTGCGAATCGACGCGACAAGACACCTCGCTAGTATACCAAAGTCCCGTAATCAGACAAAGGTGTATAGATGCTGCTGGCTTTCTCGGTGTACCGCCGATGCTCGTACTACCAATGAAAAACTACATACTGGAAACATCTACTACGGATGACATTAGTATCCTTGCCTTGTACAACATCCGGCAGATGCTGCGAGCTGCCGACTCCTACCTCCGTGTAAACCATCTCAGCGAACTAAGGGACTACAGGCATGACTAA